Proteins found in one Candidatus Flexicrinis proximus genomic segment:
- a CDS encoding isopeptide-forming domain-containing fimbrial protein, whose amino-acid sequence MALSDGTYAFNGNEVTVYLPVVEPGQLYRAIITTHVADMPANGRFVSRAQLIGYDDVRDTAFIQLEAFEARELPQALPEGPEPTVNGAPVVEGFAGTQTCWTESFTNLGTDAGYGPYIILILDPDLTFDSASFISTGISPFFIGTFAGTTLNDPISGEPITATVGSTMIVLKYPIGSVVTGGPPLLMELCVTIDPLAEIGVPNPVDVYGGYEFGNTPTNENGPILNPVADSGSITPILVEFEKRNTTLEGERPPGPIWSYDYSLEIELAPNQTLTSTSFEDILSDYWQYTGPTVVSGTCTTTGQVITNPSTLIPGGTLAVTHATIVNPSTTDTCLLTVTFTGYIIDILTEDNNVNPVELIINNASFNYSWQGIRGTEATDTNTVSAENMVFQKSASPAVVDPGEIVNYSVVAQITEYGNIQQATIIDTMPDGMDYNAGSGSFASPDFGTVLITPAIVINGDGTLTLTFDLTAASGGVFTLGGTLTLTYTGTVRQTYRATGEDVRADDLLPNTVVGTFELVEGGNFTNSSGASVVIDRVEMQKSTVSTPANGVGFVHGEPVRFRLTLEIPSGDAQSIVITDFFPLPVFNVADADFGLNAVAGTLPVYNSTGVCAGYPAGQTCGIERGPADNSGLSPTSITVNAAQNSIAIGFPSVSGTTPKTLQIDIIIAVVDQPFTDGLYLSNVSQAQYTNTAGAILTANAISYIAISAPSITLTKGVSDSTNPNANIAPVVIPIDGDLTNGDAGDVVEYVITASNSGGAAAYNVRFTDPVPAGLSGCVIVSVENGTGAALFYTGDLFFGILELNNPLPGLPDVPTPADVNAATVIITYTCIIDGTVEPETVITNTATVQIDPLDVSGALPYPLLEEDASVQIVGADIAKSVAPTTATIGQVVTYTVTVDIPGGVVSDASVVDSLPAGMAFVDCISVVLEPGLTSSFVGSLCTDPVNPAVGAGGGTITWDFDTLTNSGSANSDFKTLTLTYTAVVLNEAAVNRGDVLSNRARLLSGIDIVAGPASATVTVIEPTLQIVKTASPNVDVDSSDTVTFTLVISHAPGSNATAHNVSISDVIPPGLSYVAGSLTHAAGVAPDGGTLIESGGTVSAAFSSLAVGQTSTITFQVTLDSGAPAGGTIINTAEVEVDEPTR is encoded by the coding sequence GTGGCATTGAGCGATGGCACGTACGCCTTCAACGGCAATGAAGTCACGGTCTACTTGCCAGTGGTTGAGCCGGGGCAGCTATATCGGGCGATCATTACGACCCACGTCGCTGACATGCCTGCTAATGGCCGTTTCGTGAGCCGAGCCCAGCTCATCGGTTACGACGACGTGCGGGACACGGCCTTCATTCAGCTTGAGGCTTTCGAGGCGCGCGAACTGCCGCAGGCCCTGCCCGAAGGCCCGGAGCCGACGGTCAACGGTGCGCCGGTGGTGGAAGGATTTGCCGGGACGCAGACCTGTTGGACCGAGTCGTTCACCAACCTCGGCACCGACGCTGGTTATGGACCTTATATCATCCTGATTCTCGACCCTGATTTGACCTTCGATAGCGCAAGCTTCATCAGCACCGGAATCAGCCCGTTTTTCATCGGCACCTTCGCCGGCACGACTCTCAACGACCCCATCAGCGGTGAGCCAATTACGGCGACGGTCGGCAGTACTATGATCGTCCTGAAATATCCGATCGGCTCGGTGGTGACAGGCGGTCCGCCGCTGTTAATGGAACTCTGCGTGACCATCGACCCGCTTGCGGAAATCGGGGTGCCGAACCCCGTCGACGTTTACGGCGGGTACGAATTCGGCAACACACCGACAAACGAAAACGGTCCGATTCTGAACCCTGTTGCAGACAGCGGTTCGATCACGCCGATTCTGGTGGAGTTCGAAAAGCGCAATACGACACTGGAAGGCGAGCGCCCGCCGGGACCGATCTGGTCATACGATTACAGTCTGGAAATCGAGCTTGCGCCTAACCAGACCCTGACTAGCACGAGTTTTGAAGACATTCTTTCGGATTACTGGCAGTACACCGGCCCTACTGTGGTCAGCGGGACGTGCACGACCACGGGTCAGGTCATCACTAATCCGAGCACATTGATCCCCGGCGGCACGTTGGCCGTAACCCATGCTACCATCGTCAACCCGAGTACGACTGACACATGCTTGCTCACGGTGACGTTCACCGGTTACATCATCGACATCCTGACCGAAGACAACAACGTCAATCCTGTCGAACTCATCATTAACAACGCGAGCTTCAACTACTCGTGGCAAGGCATTCGGGGCACTGAGGCCACCGATACCAACACTGTCAGCGCGGAAAACATGGTGTTCCAGAAATCTGCCAGCCCGGCGGTAGTTGATCCGGGCGAAATCGTCAATTATTCGGTCGTTGCCCAAATCACCGAATACGGCAATATCCAGCAAGCCACAATCATCGATACGATGCCTGACGGCATGGATTACAACGCGGGCAGCGGCTCTTTTGCGTCGCCGGATTTCGGCACAGTACTCATCACGCCGGCCATCGTGATCAATGGTGACGGTACGCTGACTCTGACGTTCGACCTGACGGCCGCGTCCGGCGGTGTCTTTACGCTCGGCGGTACCCTGACGCTCACCTACACGGGCACTGTCCGCCAGACCTACCGCGCGACGGGCGAAGATGTGCGCGCCGACGACCTACTACCGAACACAGTAGTCGGGACTTTCGAGCTTGTCGAGGGCGGCAATTTCACCAATTCTTCCGGCGCGAGCGTAGTTATCGACCGCGTGGAAATGCAGAAATCGACCGTCAGCACACCCGCGAACGGCGTGGGTTTCGTTCATGGCGAACCTGTCCGCTTCCGGCTGACACTGGAAATCCCGTCAGGCGACGCTCAGTCGATTGTCATCACTGATTTCTTCCCGCTGCCCGTGTTCAATGTTGCAGACGCCGATTTCGGCCTTAACGCGGTGGCAGGTACGCTGCCGGTCTATAACTCGACCGGCGTCTGCGCAGGCTATCCGGCGGGTCAGACTTGCGGTATCGAACGCGGCCCAGCAGACAATTCCGGCCTCAGCCCGACATCGATTACGGTCAACGCCGCACAGAACAGTATCGCCATCGGGTTCCCCAGTGTCAGCGGTACGACCCCAAAGACGCTGCAAATCGACATCATCATCGCGGTTGTCGACCAGCCGTTCACAGACGGGCTTTACCTGTCGAATGTTTCGCAGGCACAGTACACCAATACGGCAGGCGCGATCCTGACCGCCAATGCCATCAGCTATATAGCGATTAGTGCGCCGTCGATTACGCTGACGAAGGGCGTTTCAGACAGCACTAACCCCAACGCGAATATCGCTCCGGTCGTCATTCCCATCGACGGCGACCTGACTAACGGTGACGCTGGAGACGTGGTGGAATATGTCATCACCGCTTCGAATTCCGGCGGCGCCGCGGCATATAATGTGCGCTTTACCGACCCTGTTCCGGCAGGACTGAGCGGTTGTGTCATCGTGAGCGTGGAAAATGGCACCGGTGCGGCGCTCTTCTATACCGGTGACCTGTTCTTCGGCATACTGGAACTTAACAACCCGTTACCCGGCCTGCCTGACGTACCGACGCCAGCCGACGTCAACGCAGCGACTGTGATAATTACGTATACCTGCATAATCGACGGCACGGTCGAACCGGAAACAGTCATCACCAATACGGCGACAGTGCAAATCGACCCGCTGGATGTGTCGGGCGCGCTGCCCTACCCGCTGCTGGAAGAAGACGCGAGCGTGCAAATCGTCGGAGCCGATATCGCCAAATCAGTTGCGCCCACGACGGCAACTATCGGGCAGGTCGTGACCTATACCGTCACAGTGGACATCCCCGGCGGTGTGGTCAGCGATGCATCCGTTGTCGATTCGCTGCCCGCCGGTATGGCCTTTGTAGACTGCATCAGTGTGGTGCTCGAACCCGGCCTGACATCCAGTTTCGTTGGCAGCCTGTGTACCGATCCGGTCAATCCGGCGGTCGGGGCAGGCGGCGGCACCATCACATGGGATTTCGACACGCTGACCAACAGCGGCTCGGCGAATAGCGACTTCAAGACCCTCACGCTGACCTATACGGCGGTCGTACTGAACGAGGCTGCCGTCAACCGGGGCGATGTGCTTTCAAACCGCGCGCGCCTGCTCAGCGGCATCGATATCGTCGCGGGGCCAGCATCGGCGACCGTAACTGTCATCGAGCCGACGCTGCAAATCGTAAAAACGGCCAGCCCGAACGTCGATGTCGATTCGAGCGACACGGTGACATTCACGCTGGTGATCAGTCACGCGCCCGGCAGCAACGCGACTGCGCACAATGTTTCGATTTCGGATGTCATACCGCCCGGTCTGTCATATGTCGCCGGTTCGCTGACACATGCGGCGGGTGTTGCACCGGATGGCGGCACACTGATCGAAAGCGGCGGCACCGTCAGTGCGGCGTTTTCGTCACTTGCCGTCGGACAGACCAGTACAATTACGTTCCAGGTGACGCTTGATTCCGGCGCGCCGGCTGGGGGCACGATCATCAATACCGCTGAGGTCGAGGTGGACGAGCCTACCCGGTAG